Proteins encoded together in one Vitis vinifera cultivar Pinot Noir 40024 chromosome 4, ASM3070453v1 window:
- the LOC100264651 gene encoding probable receptor-like protein kinase At1g80640 — translation MKFFLLILPLLQSIWSFHFSIVEAISDPPLSSISAPLSSPPIGATSPISSSMAAFSPAIQEGSEENQKDSHKKTFIALTVASAALGVTILILLSLWIHKKCSQKSHKSNAQSSDAEKALTLGPLLAKFNTMKVIGRKGSVSCIDYKVLETATNNFQESNILGEGGFGCVYKARLDDNSHVAVKKIDGRGQDAEREFENEVDLLTKIQHPNIISLLGYSSHEESKFLVYELMQNGSLETELHGPSHGSSLTWHIRMKIALDAARGLEYLHEHCNPPVIHRDLKSSNILLDSNFNAKLSDFGLAVIDGPQNKNNLKLSGTLGYLAPEYLLDGKLTDKSDVYAFGVVLLELLLGRKPVEKLAPAQCQSIVTWAMPQLTDRSKLPGIVDPVVRDTMDLKHLYQVAAVAVLCVQPEPSYRPLITDVLHSLIPLVPVELGGMLKVTQQAPPINTTAPSAGG, via the exons atgaagttttttcTTCTGATTCTGCCTCTTCTTCAGTCCATTTGGAGTTTTCACTTCTCTATTGTTGAGGCCATCTCAGACCCTCCTCTTTCCTCTATATCTGCTCCTCTTTCTTCACCACCAATTGGGGCCACTTCACCAATCTCTTCATCAATGGCTGCCTTCTCTCCAG CTATTCAAGAGGGAAGTGAAGAAAATCAGAAGGATTCTCACAAGAAAACGTTTATAGCACTCACTGTTGCTTCTGCTGCACTGGGTGTAACCATATTGATTCTGTTGTCTCTGTGGATTCATAAGAAGTGCTCCCAAAAATCCCACAAGAGCAATGCTCAGAGCTCAG ATGCAGAGAAAGCCCTCACTTTAGGTCCATTGTTGGCTAAATTCAACACCATGAAAGTGATTGGGAGAAAGGGTTCTGTCTCTTGTATTGATTATAAGGTACTAGAAACTGCAACAAACAATTTTCAGGAAAGTAATATCCTGGGTGAGGGCGGGTTTGGTTGCGTCTACAAGGCGCGGTTGGATGATAACTCCCATGTGGCTGTGAAGAAGATAGATGGTAGAGGCCAGGATGCTGAGAGAGAATTTGAG AATGAGGTGGATTTGTTGACTAAAATTCAGCACCCAAATATAATTTCTCTCCTGGGTTACAGCAGTCATGAGGAGTCAAAGTTTCTTGTCTATGAGCTGATGCAGAATGGATCTCTGGAAACTGAATTGCACG GACCTTCTCATGGATCATCTCTAACTTGGCATATTCGAATGAAAATCGCTCTGGATGCAGCAAG AGGATTAGAGTATCTACATGAGCACTGCAACCCACCAGTCATCCATAGAGATCTTAAATCATCTAATATTCTTCTGGATTCAAACTTCAATGCCAAG CTTTCGGATTTTGGTCTAGCTGTAATTGATGGGCCTCAAAACAAGAACAACTTGAAGCTTTCAGGCACCCTGGGTTATCTAGCTCCTGAGTATCTTTTAGATG GTAAACTGACTGATAAGAGTGATGTGTATGCATTTGGAGTGGTGCTTCTAGAGCTACTACTGGGAAGAAAGCCTGTGGAAAAACTGGCACCAGCTCAATGCCAGTCCATTGTCACATGG GCCATGCCACAGCTGACTGACAGATCAAAGCTCCCAGGCATCGTTGACCCTGTGGTCAGAGACACGATGGATCTAAAGCATTTATACCAA GTTGCTGCTGTAGCTGTGCTATGTGTGCAACCAGAACCAAGTTACCGGCCATTGATAACAGATGTTCTGCACTCCCTCATCCCACTCGTTCCAGTTGAGTTGGGAGGGATGCTAAAAGTTACCCAGCAAGCGCCGCCTATCAACACCACTGCACCTTCTGCTGGAGGTTGA
- the LOC104879027 gene encoding extensin-1: MAKLHHLFYATLLYNLLKTTPALTQNPSDPNQSPFCHPFYSFIFKSCAFTGISRPPFVVLPPPSAPYQSSVNPPTDSSPATIVYVYPFLPSPLPIVVSTTPPPPLLPGLPTVIPSSPNNPYSLLPPPPPPSLTYVFPYLPPPPPPPVATFPYVYPTIGPPQAGVQPTIPITYPGTPAPPQQVTLPPFLPVVYPPPPPQPTTLPSPFPYYPYVTAPPPPLFPGGYPYVYPPPSALPVFTPGLPQQPPIFPLQPPVIPQQPPVFPLQPPVTYQQPPVVYQQPPVIPQQPPVIPQQPPVVFPQNPPYITQQPPVIPQQPPVVYPQNPPYITQQPPIIPQTLPPPVVFPQNPPYITQQPPVIPQMLSPPAAVTYVWPLLAAPPPPVPFP; this comes from the coding sequence ATGGCAAAGCTCCACCACCTCTTCTATGCAACTCTCCTCTACAACCTCCTCAAAACCACACCAGCACTAACCCAAAATCCTTCAGATCCCAATCAGAGCCCCTTCTGCCACCCCTTCTACTCATTCATCTTCAAAAGCTGCGCCTTCACTGGTATTAGCCGGCCACCCTTTGTGGTCCTCCCGCCACCCTCTGCTCCTTACCAATCTTCTGTGAATCCACCAACAGATTCTTCTCCGGCTACCATTGTCTATGTCTACCCTTTTCTCCCATCTCCACTCCCTATTGTTGTCTCCACCACGCCCCCTCCACCATTATTACCAGGCCTCCCTACTGTAATACCATCATCACCTAACAATCCTTATTCTCTCTTGccaccaccgccaccaccaTCACTGACTTATGTCTTCCCTTACTTACCACCACCGCCGCCACCACCGGTAGCAACGTTTCCTTATGTGTATCCAACTATTGGCCCACCACAGGCCGGAGTGCAACCTACAATTCCTATTACGTATCCAGGTACGCCAGCACCACCACAGCAAGTGACACTACCGCCTTTTTTACCGGTGGTTTatcctccaccaccaccacagcCAACGACTCTTCCTTCTCCTTTCCCTTACTATCCTTATGTTACagccccaccaccaccactttTCCCAGGTGGATATCCCTATGTCTATCCACCACCTTCAGCTCTACCAGTGTTTACACCTGGGCTTCCTCAGCAACCACCGATTTTTCCTCTACAGCCACCAGTTATTCCTCAACAACCACCTGTGTTTCCACTACAGCCACCGGTTACTTACCAACAGCCACCAGTCGTTTATCAACAACCTCCCGTGATCCCACAACAGCCGCCGGTAATACCACAGCAACCACCGGTGGTGTTCCCCCAGAACCCACCTTACATCACACAGCAGCCACCAGTCATTCCACAGCAACCACCAGTGGTGTACCCGCAAAATCCACCTTACATCACACAGCAGCCGCCTATCATTCCACAAACACTTCCGCCTCCGGTGGTGTTTCCACAAAACCCACCTTACATCACACAACAACCACCAGTAATTCCACAGATGCTTTCCCCACCGGCTGCAGTTACTTATGTATGGCCACTACTAGCAGCACCACCCCCACCAGTCCCCTTTCCTTGA
- the LOC100242364 gene encoding aspartate aminotransferase, chloroplastic gives MASTMLSLVSAALPLQENHKGKMNLGSSDCSSFLRKEKRNPFMKTKSFGRINMAIAVNTSRFEGVTMAPPDPILGVSEAFRADNSEMKLNLGVGAYRTEELQPYVLNVVKKAENLMLERGENKEYLPIEGLAAFNKVTAELLFGAGNPVIEQQRVATVQGLSGTGSLRLAAALIERYFPGAKVLISSPTWGNHKNIFNDARVPWSEYRYYDPKTVGLDFDGMISDIKAAPEGSFVLLHGCAHNPTGIDPTPEQWEKIADVIQEKNHIPFFDVAYQGFASGSLDADASSVRLFAARGMELLVAQSYSKNLGLYAERIGAINVVCSSADAAARVKSQLKRIARPMYSNPPIHGARIVANVVGDPALFNEWKEEMELMAGRIKNVRQKLFDSLSAKDKCGKDWSFILKQIGMFSFTGLSKVQSENMTNKWHVYMTKDGRISLAGLSLAKCEYLADAIIDSFHCVS, from the exons ATGGCTTCAACAATGCTCTCTCTCGTCTCTGCTGCTCTGCCACTACAAGAAAATCACAAG GGGAAGATGAATCTTGGCAGTTCTGATTGTAGTTCTTTTTtgaggaaagagaaaagaaacccCTTCATGAAGACCAAG TCTTTTGGCCGGATAAATATGGCTATTGCAGTCAATACCTCTCGTTTTGAAGGTGTAACAATGGCCCCTCCTGATCCAATTCTTGGAGTTTCTGAGGCTTTCAGAGCAGACAATAGTGAGATGAAGCTCAACCTTGGAGTCGGGGCCTACCGAACAGAAGAACTCCAACCTTATGTGCTTAATGTTGTCAAGAAG GCAGAAAATCTTATGCTGGAGAGAGGAGAAAATAAAGAG TATCTTCCGATCGAAGGTTTGGCTGCATTTAATAAAGTTACAGCAGAGTTATTATTTGGAGCAGGCAATCCAGTAATTGAGCAACAAAGG GTTGCAACCGTTCAAGGTCTTTCTGGAACTGGTTCTCTTCGACTTGCTGCGGCCCTTATAGAACGATATTTTCCTGGGGCAAAAGTTTTGATATCATCGCCAACATGGG GTAATCACAAGAATATTTTCAATGATGCTAGAGTTCCCTGGTCTGAATACCGATACTATGACCCAAAAACAGTTGGCTTGGATTTTGATGGGATGATATCCGATATAAAG GCAGCCCCAGAAGGATCTTTTGTGTTGCTTCATGGCTGTGCTCACAACCCAACTGGTATTGATCCAACTCCTGAACAGTGGGAAAAGATTGCTGATGTCATTCAAGAGAAGAATCACATTCCTTTCTTTGATGTTGCATACCAG GGATTTGCAAGTGGAAGCCTTGATGCAGATGCGTCATCCGTGAGATTGTTTGCTGCACGTGGTATGGAGCTTCTGGTTGCCCAATCATACAGTAAAAATCTGGGTCTTTATGCAGAAAGGATTGGGGCAATCAATGTGGTCTGCTCATCAGCAGATGCAGCAGCAAG gGTAAAGAGTCAGTTGAAAAGGATTGCTCGACCAATGTACTCAAATCCTCCTATTCATGGAGCTAGGATTGTTGCCAATGTTGTTGGTGATCCAGCTCTCTTCAATGAATGGAAAGAGGAGATGGAATTGATGGCTGGAAGGATAAAGAATGTGAGACAGAAACTATTTGACAGCCTCTCTGCAAAAGATAAGTGTGGAAAGGATTGGTCATTTATACTAAAGCAGATTGGCATGTTCTCATTCACAGGGCTGAGCAAAGTTCAG AGTGAGAATATGACAAATAAGTGGCATGTGTACATGACCAAGGACGGGAGGATCTCATTGGCTGGATTGTCTTTGGCCAAATGCGAATATCTTGCAGATGCCATCATTGATTCATTTCACTGTGTCAGTTGA